Proteins encoded in a region of the Acidobacteriota bacterium genome:
- a CDS encoding formate--tetrahydrofolate ligase yields the protein MAKLDPTKMADWQIAEACEKDMKTVKQLADELGIRDEELIPHGHYYGKVDFEAVLERLKDRPNGKYIDVTAITPTPLGEGKSTSTMGLVQGLGKRGKKVAGGIRQPSGGPTMNIKGSAAGGGLAQCIPLTPFSLGLTGDINDIINAHNLAMVALTSRMQHEYNYDDAMLATKKLKRLDIDHRSVEMKWVIDFCAQALRNITIGMGGKMDGFMTQSGFAIAVSSELMAILAVATGLADMRERIGKIVVAYNKKGEPVTTADLEVDGAMTAWMLNTINPNLMQSLEGQPVFVHAGPFANIAIGQSSIVLDKLALKLADYHVTESGFGADIGFEKFWNLKCRFSGLKPHCAVIVATVRALKSHGGGPPVPPGKPLDPVYKEENVELVDKGCANLLKHIENVKKAGISPVVCINSFYTDTKAEIAVIKRNAEAAGARVAVSEHWLKGGDGALEFTDAVIDACNEPNDFKFLYELDMPLGKRIETIAREIYGADGVSYTPEAQTKLKKMEKDPETAKLGTCMVKTHLSLSHDPTIKGAPKGWTLPVRDILTYKGAGFVVPVAGTISLMPGTASDPAYRRIDVDVKTRKVTGLF from the coding sequence ATGGCTAAGCTTGATCCAACAAAGATGGCGGATTGGCAGATTGCTGAGGCGTGCGAGAAGGACATGAAGACCGTCAAGCAACTGGCCGACGAGCTGGGAATCAGGGACGAGGAACTGATTCCTCACGGGCATTACTACGGCAAGGTGGATTTTGAAGCCGTTCTGGAGAGATTGAAGGACCGGCCCAACGGCAAGTACATCGACGTGACGGCCATTACCCCGACCCCGCTCGGAGAGGGGAAGAGCACCTCCACCATGGGGCTGGTGCAGGGGCTGGGCAAGCGGGGGAAGAAGGTGGCCGGAGGCATCCGGCAGCCCTCGGGCGGCCCGACGATGAACATCAAGGGGAGCGCGGCCGGCGGCGGCCTGGCCCAGTGCATCCCCCTGACCCCCTTCTCGCTCGGCCTGACGGGCGACATCAACGACATCATCAACGCGCACAACCTCGCGATGGTGGCGCTGACCAGCCGGATGCAGCACGAGTACAACTACGACGACGCCATGCTGGCGACCAAGAAGCTGAAAAGGCTCGACATCGACCACCGTTCGGTCGAGATGAAGTGGGTCATCGACTTCTGCGCCCAGGCCCTCCGGAACATCACCATCGGCATGGGCGGCAAGATGGACGGCTTCATGACGCAGTCGGGCTTCGCCATCGCCGTCAGCAGCGAGCTGATGGCCATCCTGGCCGTGGCCACCGGCCTGGCCGACATGCGCGAGCGGATCGGCAAGATCGTCGTCGCCTACAACAAGAAGGGCGAGCCGGTCACCACGGCGGACCTGGAGGTGGACGGCGCCATGACGGCGTGGATGCTCAACACGATCAACCCCAACCTGATGCAGTCGCTGGAAGGGCAGCCCGTGTTCGTGCACGCCGGGCCGTTCGCCAACATCGCCATCGGGCAGTCCTCCATCGTGCTCGACAAGCTGGCGCTCAAGCTGGCCGATTACCACGTCACGGAGAGCGGATTCGGCGCCGACATCGGGTTCGAGAAGTTCTGGAACCTGAAATGCCGCTTCAGCGGCCTGAAGCCGCACTGCGCCGTGATTGTGGCGACCGTGCGCGCGCTCAAGAGCCACGGCGGCGGCCCCCCGGTGCCCCCGGGCAAGCCGCTCGACCCCGTCTACAAGGAAGAGAACGTGGAGTTGGTGGACAAGGGGTGCGCCAACCTCCTGAAGCACATCGAGAACGTCAAGAAGGCGGGGATCAGCCCCGTCGTCTGCATCAACTCCTTCTACACGGACACCAAGGCCGAAATCGCCGTCATCAAGAGGAACGCCGAGGCGGCCGGGGCCAGGGTGGCCGTTTCCGAGCACTGGCTCAAGGGGGGGGACGGCGCGCTGGAGTTCACCGACGCCGTCATCGACGCCTGCAACGAGCCGAACGATTTCAAGTTCCTCTATGAGCTGGACATGCCTCTCGGCAAGCGGATCGAGACCATCGCCAGGGAAATCTACGGCGCCGACGGGGTCAGCTACACCCCGGAAGCCCAGACCAAGCTCAAGAAGATGGAGAAGGATCCGGAAACCGCCAAGCTGGGCACCTGCATGGTGAAGACCCACCTCAGCCTTTCGCACGACCCGACCATCAAGGGCGCCCCGAAGGGCTGGACGCTGCCGGTCCGCGACATCCTGACCTACAAGGGGGCCGGGTTCGTGGTCCCCGTCGCCGGTACCATCAGCCTGATGCCTGGAACGGCGTCCGATCCCGCCTACCGCAGGATCGACGTGGACGTGAAGACCCGGAAGGTTACGGGGCTGTTCTAG
- a CDS encoding efflux RND transporter periplasmic adaptor subunit translates to MKKTSLPKAIQHPTWFSIGILLLAAALTAACGGSGAPGASAPGPEAGPGKKNPGAPPAMAEVSVQTVRVRKISLRRDVEVSGSLVASDQARVSSEVAGVVRQVLVDLGQEVAAGQVVVRLDTRELELALERARSQLRQTEAQFGIDGVKVTEPPDNEQISSVRLAMANRDDALAQLRRARRLREQNLLPQADLDAAETRVKVTEAGYRTALESVQSLRATLQERRHAVELAQKKLNDSQIRTSISGQISERLVNQGEFIRENTPVVSIVKMNPLKLETAVQERYAGIIRTGLPVEFSVESSPGKTYSARVAHISPSVDPATRTFAIEVLVDNGHRQLKPGFFAKGLIYTHQDENVPAIPEYAISTLAGISNVYVIEEGTVRQQPVTLGSRSGELVEVVEGLAGDEVLAASNLTMLATGVPVKIVGTAPAASPLTENRQEEGR, encoded by the coding sequence ATGAAAAAGACATCCCTTCCCAAGGCGATCCAGCACCCGACCTGGTTTTCGATCGGAATCCTTCTGCTCGCGGCGGCCCTGACCGCGGCCTGCGGCGGCTCGGGCGCCCCGGGCGCCTCCGCTCCAGGGCCGGAGGCGGGCCCGGGCAAAAAAAACCCGGGCGCCCCCCCCGCCATGGCCGAGGTCTCGGTGCAGACCGTCCGGGTCCGGAAGATCTCCCTGCGGAGGGATGTGGAGGTGTCGGGGTCGCTGGTCGCCTCCGACCAGGCCAGGGTCAGCAGCGAGGTCGCCGGAGTGGTGCGCCAGGTGCTGGTCGACCTGGGGCAGGAGGTCGCCGCCGGCCAGGTCGTGGTCCGGCTCGACACCCGGGAACTCGAGCTGGCGCTCGAGCGGGCCCGCAGCCAGCTGAGGCAGACCGAAGCCCAGTTCGGTATCGACGGGGTGAAGGTCACGGAGCCCCCCGACAACGAACAGATCTCGTCCGTCCGCCTGGCCATGGCCAACCGCGACGACGCGCTGGCGCAGCTGCGCCGGGCCCGGCGGCTCCGGGAGCAGAACCTCCTGCCGCAGGCCGATCTCGACGCGGCGGAAACCCGGGTCAAGGTGACGGAGGCGGGTTACCGGACGGCGCTCGAAAGCGTCCAGAGCCTCCGGGCCACCCTCCAGGAGCGACGGCACGCGGTCGAGCTGGCCCAGAAGAAACTCAACGACAGCCAGATCCGGACCTCCATTTCGGGGCAGATTTCCGAACGCCTGGTCAACCAGGGGGAGTTCATCCGCGAAAACACCCCGGTGGTCTCCATCGTGAAAATGAACCCCCTCAAACTCGAGACGGCCGTCCAGGAGCGCTACGCCGGAATCATCCGCACGGGGCTGCCGGTGGAATTCTCGGTCGAATCGTCGCCCGGCAAGACCTATTCGGCCCGCGTGGCCCATATCAGCCCGTCGGTGGACCCGGCCACCCGCACCTTCGCCATCGAGGTCCTCGTCGACAACGGCCACCGGCAGCTCAAGCCCGGCTTCTTCGCCAAGGGATTGATCTACACCCACCAGGACGAGAACGTGCCGGCCATCCCCGAGTACGCCATCTCGACCCTGGCGGGGATCTCCAACGTCTATGTCATCGAAGAGGGAACGGTGCGGCAGCAGCCGGTCACCCTGGGCTCCAGGTCGGGAGAGCTGGTGGAGGTCGTGGAAGGACTCGCGGGAGATGAAGTGCTGGCGGCCAGCAACCTCACCATGCTGGCCACCGGGGTCCCGGTGAAAATTGTCGGGACCGCCCCGGCCGCCTCCCCCCTCACCGAGAACAGGCAGGAGGAAGGGCGATGA
- a CDS encoding DUF814 domain-containing protein: MLSLEELRRAARIAHGAWSGARLRRVVQAGPFSLVLVLEKARERSRLLLCCSPRYARISGADAAGPESAVGSFGEYARAHLAGSTLEGVEAAGSDRQVCLRFHSRAGALRLLLSILGPRSNLYLLDEAGVLLHSLRPTEDTRPELKAGAPWVEPRGSLASAGEDRWATVPDDRFLDAVAEEYGRREREHGAEAAVRRIEQAVRKEQAFLDRKHAHLEEDLGRALQAESHRRLGELLKGVLYAVEPGQPAVAATDHETGETVEIPLDPKLTPARNLESYFARYQKSTRGAGMIRLQLEQLRAEQRRLDDFLRDLDRIARLDPPDPGALERLASSPRIRRLLGRLPPGKKPVPAAAPVKKDPKPDLPSRLRPKKYRTGDGMEIWVGRSDEGNDLLTTRLARGNDLFFHLELYPGSHVVLRTGGRAEAAPESVLAACELAVHFSKMKNATRADVHMAPVKNVKKPRGAKPGLVHVRGGRTVHLKRDPKRLEAILASRLEE; the protein is encoded by the coding sequence ATGCTGAGTCTCGAGGAACTGCGCCGCGCGGCGCGCATCGCCCATGGGGCGTGGTCGGGGGCCCGGCTGCGGCGCGTCGTCCAGGCCGGCCCCTTTTCCCTCGTCCTGGTCCTCGAAAAGGCCCGCGAGCGCTCCCGTCTGCTCCTCTGCTGCAGCCCGCGGTACGCCCGGATCTCGGGCGCCGACGCGGCCGGGCCGGAGTCCGCCGTCGGCTCCTTCGGGGAATACGCGCGGGCGCACCTGGCCGGGAGCACCCTCGAAGGGGTGGAGGCCGCGGGCTCGGACCGCCAGGTCTGCCTCCGCTTTCACTCCCGCGCCGGTGCACTCCGGCTCCTGCTTTCCATCCTGGGCCCCCGGAGCAACCTGTACCTGCTCGACGAAGCGGGCGTCCTCCTCCACTCCCTGCGTCCGACCGAGGACACCCGGCCCGAACTGAAAGCGGGGGCCCCCTGGGTGGAGCCGCGGGGGTCGCTGGCATCGGCGGGGGAGGACCGGTGGGCGACGGTGCCCGACGACCGGTTCCTCGACGCCGTCGCCGAGGAGTACGGGCGGCGGGAGCGGGAGCACGGGGCGGAAGCCGCGGTGCGCCGGATCGAACAGGCGGTCAGGAAGGAGCAGGCGTTCCTCGATCGGAAGCACGCGCACCTCGAGGAGGACCTGGGCCGCGCCCTGCAGGCGGAGAGTCACCGCCGCCTCGGGGAGCTGCTCAAAGGGGTGCTGTATGCGGTCGAGCCCGGGCAGCCCGCGGTCGCGGCGACCGACCATGAGACGGGGGAGACCGTCGAGATCCCCCTCGACCCGAAGCTTACTCCGGCCCGGAACCTGGAAAGCTACTTCGCACGCTACCAGAAGTCGACCCGTGGCGCCGGGATGATCCGGCTCCAGCTCGAGCAGCTCCGCGCGGAGCAGAGGCGGCTGGACGATTTCCTGCGCGATCTCGACCGGATCGCCCGGCTGGATCCCCCCGATCCCGGAGCGCTCGAGCGCCTGGCCTCGTCCCCCCGGATCCGGCGGCTGCTGGGCCGCCTCCCTCCCGGAAAGAAGCCGGTGCCGGCGGCCGCCCCGGTGAAGAAGGACCCGAAGCCCGATCTCCCGTCCCGGCTGCGACCCAAGAAGTACCGTACGGGGGACGGGATGGAAATCTGGGTGGGGCGCAGCGACGAGGGGAACGACCTCCTGACCACGCGCCTGGCCCGCGGGAACGACCTCTTCTTTCACCTGGAGCTCTACCCGGGGAGCCACGTGGTGCTGCGCACCGGGGGGCGGGCCGAGGCGGCGCCGGAGTCGGTCCTGGCGGCGTGCGAACTCGCGGTTCATTTCTCGAAGATGAAGAACGCCACCCGGGCGGATGTCCACATGGCGCCGGTCAAAAACGTGAAAAAGCCCAGGGGGGCCAAACCCGGGCTGGTCCATGTCCGGGGCGGCCGGACGGTGCACCTGAAGCGGGACCCGAAGCGGCTGGAGGCGATCCTGGCCTCGAGGCTGGAGGAGTGA
- a CDS encoding efflux RND transporter permease subunit, translating into MKLADVSIRRPVFAFMMSAAIVVLGIASYSMLGLDLMPKTDAPVVFVQTSLPGASAEEVETQITKPIEEVVNTIAGIDELRSSSQQGGSRVIIMFVLERDIEAAVQDVRDKVASITNQFPRETLAPRILKIDPDSNPILTIAVSGNRSQKEISEIVDKRIKQVLETVNNVGEVTFSGDRHREIQLLLDKDRLNAYNLTVDQVRTAVARQNVEIPGGSFISGSSEIALRTMGRIHNVEDFNRIIITYSGGRAVTFQDIGRVIDTVEEVRSVSRLNGRQAVSLDIRKQSGTNTVEVVDDVMAELERIKPDLPPDITIQTTRDQSTFIRRSFSEIQHHLVLGGLLASIVVLLFMRNFRSTVIAAVAIPTSIIGTFTLMRALGFTMNNMTMLALSLATGIVIDDAIVVLENIFRYIEEKKVKPREAASRATGEIGLAVMATTLSLVVIFLPVAFMTGQVGRYFYSFGIVSAGAFLLSMFVSFTLTPALSATWLKPSDIGHKASKSSGFYSFIDRHYGHMLRWAMGHRGVIVTIALAVVASAAFLFPRVGKELVPDDDQSEFSVNVNLPQGNSFASTDAYVRPIEEELRRMPYVETVFATVNPARANFYVQLAPLDRRDVSQQELIRDTRARLRRFQGARISVSGGTDISGSSTAGTGRGGGANRLQMLIQGPDIEQLQTYIVELMDKIRTIPGVVDVDTNFEPTAQELRVRVDRARAADLGVSIDSLASSLRLLVGGDEVTKYKEGDDQFSVRLRLDEQFRDDPSKMGELLIAGAGGRLLRVSDVASLSLEPGPASIDRYDRQRQISLSGNLDGIPMQTAIDAARQKLAEMQFKPGYSVQFGFGARMLSQATDDFWMALVLALIFIYMVLASQFNSFVHPLTIMTAIPLSLPCGLFALMAFGMTLNVYSAIGLMMLFGIVKKNSILQVDYTNTLVGQGMQRDAAIITANHVRLRPILMTTIAIVAGMLPIALGRGAGSGSRASMAVTIIGGQLICLLLTLLVTPVIYSLFDDAKLFLERLRTRPEPEAVIAEAED; encoded by the coding sequence ATGAAACTGGCCGATGTCAGTATCCGGCGCCCGGTATTCGCCTTCATGATGTCGGCCGCCATCGTGGTCCTCGGAATCGCGTCCTACAGCATGCTCGGGCTCGATCTCATGCCCAAGACCGACGCCCCGGTGGTCTTCGTGCAGACCAGCCTGCCGGGGGCGAGCGCCGAGGAGGTGGAAACCCAGATCACCAAGCCGATCGAGGAAGTGGTCAACACCATCGCGGGGATCGACGAACTGCGCTCCAGTTCCCAGCAGGGGGGCTCGCGCGTCATCATCATGTTCGTCCTGGAGCGCGACATCGAGGCCGCCGTCCAGGACGTGCGGGACAAGGTCGCCTCGATTACCAACCAGTTCCCCCGGGAGACCCTGGCGCCCAGGATCCTCAAAATCGACCCCGACTCGAACCCGATCCTCACCATCGCCGTCAGCGGAAACCGGTCACAGAAGGAAATCAGCGAAATCGTCGACAAGCGGATCAAGCAGGTACTCGAGACGGTCAACAACGTCGGCGAGGTCACCTTCTCCGGGGATCGGCACCGGGAGATCCAGCTCCTGCTCGACAAGGACCGGCTGAACGCCTACAACCTCACCGTCGACCAGGTCCGCACCGCCGTGGCGCGGCAGAACGTGGAGATCCCGGGGGGGAGCTTCATCTCCGGCTCGTCCGAAATCGCCCTGCGCACCATGGGGAGGATCCACAACGTCGAGGATTTCAACAGGATCATCATCACCTACAGCGGCGGGAGGGCCGTCACCTTCCAGGACATCGGCCGAGTGATCGACACCGTGGAGGAGGTCCGCAGCGTTTCGCGCCTCAACGGACGGCAGGCCGTCTCTCTCGACATCCGCAAGCAGTCGGGAACCAACACGGTCGAAGTGGTCGACGACGTGATGGCCGAGCTCGAACGCATCAAGCCGGACCTGCCCCCCGATATCACCATTCAGACCACCCGCGACCAGTCCACCTTCATCCGCCGCTCCTTCAGCGAAATCCAGCACCACCTGGTCCTGGGGGGACTGCTCGCCAGCATCGTGGTCCTCCTCTTCATGCGCAATTTCCGCTCCACCGTCATCGCCGCGGTCGCGATCCCCACCTCCATCATCGGCACCTTCACCCTGATGCGGGCGCTCGGCTTCACCATGAACAACATGACGATGCTGGCCCTATCCCTGGCGACCGGCATCGTGATCGACGACGCCATCGTGGTGCTGGAAAACATATTCCGCTACATCGAGGAGAAAAAGGTCAAGCCGCGGGAGGCGGCGTCCCGGGCGACGGGCGAAATCGGGCTGGCCGTCATGGCGACGACGTTGTCGCTCGTGGTCATCTTCCTCCCGGTCGCGTTCATGACGGGGCAGGTGGGGCGCTACTTCTACAGCTTCGGCATCGTCTCGGCCGGCGCTTTTCTCCTCTCCATGTTCGTCTCCTTCACCCTCACGCCCGCGCTGTCCGCGACCTGGCTCAAACCCTCGGACATCGGGCACAAGGCCTCGAAATCGAGCGGTTTTTACAGTTTCATCGACCGCCACTACGGGCACATGCTCCGCTGGGCCATGGGCCACCGCGGCGTCATCGTCACCATCGCCCTGGCGGTGGTGGCCTCGGCCGCGTTCCTTTTCCCCCGGGTGGGGAAGGAACTGGTGCCGGACGACGACCAGAGCGAGTTCAGCGTCAACGTCAACCTGCCGCAGGGCAACAGCTTCGCCAGCACGGACGCCTACGTCAGGCCCATCGAGGAGGAACTGAGGCGCATGCCCTACGTGGAGACGGTGTTCGCCACCGTCAACCCCGCCCGGGCCAATTTCTACGTCCAGCTCGCGCCCCTCGACCGGCGCGACGTCTCCCAGCAGGAACTGATCCGCGACACGCGCGCCCGGCTGCGGCGGTTCCAGGGGGCGCGGATCAGCGTTTCGGGCGGAACCGACATATCGGGATCCTCCACGGCGGGGACCGGACGCGGGGGGGGCGCCAACCGCCTGCAGATGCTGATCCAGGGACCCGACATCGAGCAGCTGCAGACATACATCGTCGAGCTTATGGACAAGATCCGGACCATCCCGGGAGTCGTCGACGTCGACACCAACTTCGAGCCCACGGCCCAGGAGCTGCGGGTCCGGGTCGACCGCGCCCGCGCCGCCGACCTGGGGGTCTCCATCGATTCGCTCGCGTCCAGCCTGAGGCTCCTGGTCGGGGGGGACGAGGTCACCAAGTACAAGGAGGGGGACGACCAGTTCAGCGTCCGGCTCCGGCTCGACGAGCAGTTCCGGGACGATCCCTCCAAGATGGGGGAACTGCTGATAGCGGGCGCCGGCGGCCGGCTGCTGCGGGTGAGCGACGTGGCGAGCCTGTCGCTCGAACCCGGGCCGGCCAGCATCGACCGCTACGACCGGCAGCGGCAGATTTCGCTCAGCGGCAATCTCGACGGGATCCCCATGCAGACGGCGATCGACGCCGCCCGGCAGAAGCTGGCCGAGATGCAGTTCAAGCCGGGCTACTCGGTCCAGTTCGGCTTCGGCGCCCGGATGCTGAGCCAGGCCACGGACGATTTCTGGATGGCGCTGGTGCTGGCCCTCATCTTCATCTACATGGTGCTGGCCTCGCAGTTCAACAGCTTCGTCCACCCGCTCACCATCATGACCGCCATCCCCTTGAGCCTTCCCTGCGGACTGTTCGCCCTGATGGCGTTCGGCATGACGCTCAACGTCTACAGCGCCATCGGCCTGATGATGCTGTTCGGGATCGTGAAGAAGAACTCCATTCTGCAGGTCGATTACACCAATACCCTGGTCGGGCAGGGGATGCAGCGGGACGCGGCCATCATCACCGCCAACCACGTGCGGCTGCGCCCCATCCTGATGACGACAATCGCCATCGTCGCCGGGATGCTCCCGATCGCCCTGGGCCGCGGGGCCGGTTCCGGGTCGCGCGCCTCCATGGCCGTCACCATCATCGGGGGGCAGTTGATCTGCCTGCTGCTGACGCTGCTGGTCACCCCGGTCATCTATTCCCTCTTCGACGACGCCAAGCTCTTCCTCGAGCGGCTGCGGACCCGCCCGGAGCCCGAGGCCGTCATAGCGGAAGCGGAGGATTGA
- a CDS encoding mannose-1-phosphate guanylyltransferase, producing MPRLWSVIMAGGRGERFWPLSTRTLPKPFIPLLGPVTLIQDTAARIEPLTPPERTLISIGAGHYEIARRQLPRIPEGNFIVEPVGRDTSACLGLCALHLEKRDPDAVMLALPADHYVGDNASFIRAIETGLAGLDAATGIVFGIRPTRPETGYGYILAPPPEAGGAIWPVEDFVEKPDAGTAARYLADGGYFWNSGMFLWPNRTLLGLFREHLPETSEGLDRLRPLIGRDGVAGEVRARFEELPRISIDFGIVEKTPGLGLVPVSFPWDDIGNWASLDRALSPDAAGNVVRGRHTAVDSTGCVVYAQSATVATLGVSDLVVVEAYGKVLVCSKAKAAELKRLVAALAPEEG from the coding sequence ATGCCCAGGCTCTGGTCCGTCATCATGGCGGGAGGCCGCGGGGAGAGGTTCTGGCCCCTCAGCACCCGCACGCTTCCCAAGCCCTTCATCCCGCTGCTGGGCCCCGTGACCCTGATCCAGGACACCGCGGCCCGGATCGAACCGCTGACCCCGCCGGAGCGGACCCTCATCTCCATCGGCGCCGGTCACTACGAAATCGCCCGGCGGCAGCTGCCCCGCATCCCGGAAGGGAATTTCATCGTGGAGCCGGTGGGCCGCGACACCTCGGCCTGCCTCGGGCTGTGCGCCCTGCACCTGGAGAAGAGGGACCCGGACGCCGTCATGCTGGCGCTCCCGGCGGACCATTACGTCGGGGACAACGCCTCCTTTATCCGGGCGATCGAGACCGGGCTCGCGGGCCTCGACGCCGCGACCGGGATCGTTTTCGGCATCCGCCCCACCCGGCCCGAAACGGGCTACGGCTATATCCTGGCCCCCCCGCCGGAAGCCGGGGGCGCGATCTGGCCGGTGGAGGATTTCGTCGAGAAACCGGATGCCGGGACCGCCGCCCGGTACCTGGCGGACGGCGGATATTTCTGGAACAGCGGCATGTTCCTATGGCCCAACCGCACGCTGCTCGGGCTTTTCCGGGAGCACCTGCCCGAGACCTCGGAAGGACTCGACCGGCTGCGCCCCCTGATCGGCCGCGACGGCGTCGCCGGCGAGGTGCGCGCACGGTTCGAGGAACTCCCCCGCATATCGATCGATTTCGGCATCGTGGAAAAGACCCCGGGGCTCGGACTGGTCCCGGTCTCCTTCCCCTGGGACGACATCGGGAACTGGGCGTCGCTCGACCGCGCCCTCTCCCCCGACGCCGCGGGCAACGTCGTGCGGGGGCGGCATACGGCCGTCGACAGCACCGGCTGCGTCGTGTACGCGCAGTCGGCGACGGTGGCCACCCTGGGAGTTTCGGATTTGGTTGTGGTCGAGGCGTACGGTAAAGTTCTGGTGTGTTCAAAAGCAAAGGCTGCGGAGCTGAAGAGGCTGGTGGCAGCGCTCGCCCCCGAAGAGGGCTGA
- a CDS encoding J domain-containing protein produces the protein MTDELVFTDYYDILQLSPGADGDTIGRIFRHLAKKYHPDATGGGDPERFRELVKGHEILSDPVKRAAYDIRHQQYWERKMHLLREAGDGPVTEGSREVRERLLTLLYVQRRTSVRRPGLGEIALARMLRIPIEFLEFDLWYLHRKGLVERLESGLLAISVDGVDHVEQNELHLGADRLLQAVPEPAPKSTPESA, from the coding sequence ATGACAGACGAACTCGTTTTCACCGACTACTACGACATCCTGCAGCTGAGCCCAGGCGCCGACGGCGACACCATCGGGAGGATCTTCCGCCACCTGGCCAAGAAATACCACCCGGACGCCACGGGCGGGGGGGACCCCGAACGGTTCCGGGAACTGGTCAAGGGGCACGAGATCCTCAGCGACCCGGTCAAGCGCGCGGCCTACGACATTCGCCACCAGCAGTACTGGGAACGGAAGATGCACCTCCTGCGGGAAGCCGGAGACGGCCCCGTGACCGAAGGCAGCCGGGAGGTCCGGGAGCGCTTGCTGACGCTGCTGTACGTTCAGCGGCGCACCAGCGTCCGCCGGCCGGGACTGGGCGAAATCGCGCTGGCCCGCATGCTCCGCATCCCGATCGAGTTCCTGGAGTTCGACCTCTGGTACCTGCACCGGAAGGGGCTGGTGGAGCGCCTCGAATCGGGCCTGCTGGCGATCTCGGTCGACGGGGTCGACCACGTGGAGCAGAACGAACTCCACCTCGGCGCGGACCGCCTGCTCCAGGCCGTTCCCGAACCCGCCCCGAAGTCCACCCCGGAATCCGCCTGA
- a CDS encoding argininosuccinate synthase — translation MSAKANKVVLAYSGGLDTSIIIPWLKENYGAEVIAFAADVGQGAELDGLEEKAIRTGASKCIIEDLREEFACEFVLPCLRAGAVYERKYLLGTSFARPLIARRQVEIAEAEGADAVSHGCTGKGNDQVRFELAFKALNPKLKIIAPWREWDLKSREDEIEYALERRIPITATKEKIYSEDRNLWHISHEGGILEDPWAEPEESMFVLSVSPEKAPDRPQYVEIEFEAGNPVAVDGQRLGPVEVISLLNRIGGAHGVGRTDLVENRLVGMKSRGVYETPGGTLLLAAHRELESLALDKATLHYKDLLAARYAELVYNGEWFAPLRYAMDAFIDSIQTRVTGSVRLKLYKGNIIIAGRKSPCSLYREDLATFAEDAVYNQKDAEGFINLFGLPYRVEALLDNKAVYRERRGRR, via the coding sequence ATGAGTGCAAAAGCGAACAAGGTGGTACTGGCGTACAGCGGCGGACTGGATACATCCATCATCATCCCCTGGCTGAAGGAGAACTACGGCGCGGAGGTCATCGCCTTCGCCGCCGACGTCGGCCAGGGGGCGGAACTGGACGGCCTGGAGGAAAAGGCGATCCGGACCGGCGCCTCGAAGTGCATCATCGAGGACCTGCGGGAGGAGTTCGCCTGCGAATTCGTCCTCCCCTGCCTGCGCGCCGGGGCCGTTTACGAAAGAAAGTACCTGCTCGGGACCTCCTTCGCCCGCCCGCTGATCGCGCGCCGGCAGGTGGAGATCGCCGAGGCGGAGGGGGCCGACGCGGTCAGCCACGGCTGCACCGGCAAGGGGAACGACCAGGTGCGGTTCGAACTCGCCTTCAAGGCGCTGAACCCGAAACTGAAGATCATCGCCCCCTGGCGCGAATGGGACCTGAAGTCGCGCGAAGACGAAATCGAGTACGCGCTCGAGCGCAGGATCCCGATCACGGCGACGAAGGAGAAGATCTACAGCGAGGACCGCAATCTCTGGCACATCAGCCACGAAGGGGGGATTCTCGAGGACCCCTGGGCGGAGCCCGAGGAAAGCATGTTCGTCCTCTCCGTCTCCCCGGAAAAGGCCCCGGACCGCCCCCAGTACGTGGAGATCGAGTTCGAAGCCGGCAACCCGGTGGCCGTCGACGGCCAGCGCCTCGGCCCGGTGGAGGTGATCTCCCTGCTGAACCGGATCGGGGGCGCCCACGGGGTCGGCCGCACCGACCTGGTGGAGAACCGGCTGGTGGGGATGAAATCGCGCGGCGTGTACGAGACCCCGGGCGGGACGCTCCTGCTCGCCGCCCACCGCGAACTGGAAAGCCTCGCCCTGGACAAGGCGACGCTCCATTACAAGGACCTGCTGGCGGCCAGGTACGCCGAACTGGTCTACAACGGGGAGTGGTTCGCCCCCCTCCGCTACGCCATGGACGCCTTCATCGACTCCATCCAGACGCGGGTGACGGGAAGCGTGCGCCTGAAGCTCTACAAGGGGAACATCATCATCGCCGGGAGAAAGTCCCCCTGTTCGCTCTACCGGGAGGACCTCGCCACCTTCGCCGAGGACGCGGTCTACAACCAGAAGGACGCCGAGGGCTTCATCAACCTCTTCGGCCTCCCCTATCGGGTGGAGGCCCTGCTCGACAACAAGGCCGTCTACCGCGAGCGGCGCGGCCGCCGGTAG